In Mycolicibacterium lutetiense, the sequence GCGCCATCACCCGGTTGCTCGGTGAGGGCTTCACGCTCAAGCACATCATGAAATTCCTGACCGGGTTACAGCCCGGGCAGAACCTCGTCGATGTGCTGGATCTGTCCGACCTCGAGGAACTGGTCACCGCACCGTGGTCCCGCCCGGAGCCACGCACCATGTCGCTCACGGAACTTCAAGGACGGCTCGGCGACCTGGACATATCGATGCTGCGCCGGCTGACCACCCATGGCCTGATCGAGCCAACTGCCGACGAGAAGGTCTACTCGGTCGGCGATGTACGACTCATCGATGACTTCGCCTCGCTCGTCGCCCGCGGAATGCCGCTCGAGACACTCCTGAAGACGAGTACCGCGGTCGACGAGTTGCTCGACGCCGCCGCGCGTGAGCTGACCCGCGGCGGGCATGCCGAAGTGGTCCGTCAGCGGGGGCCGGGATGGCTGCCCACCAATGACGCCGAACTCGCTTGGGCCGCCGACCTCGTGGACACCATGCGCCGGGCGGCGCGACGGCGCGCGCACGCCAGCCTGGACCGCGCATTCGACGAAGCTGTGCGTGCCGAGTTGCACGAGTATCAGGCAGCGGGCAAGGCCGAGGCCGACCCGGAGGCCACCGTCGAACGTGAGCCCGAGGGGAAGACCATCACCGATGGTCCCCGTCGGGCTCACGTCAAACGCGCTAGACCTCGATGATGACCGCGCCGCCCTGGCCGCCGCCGGCGCACATCGCGGCGACGCCGATGCCGCCACCACGGCGCTGCAGTTCGTAGACCAGCGTGGTGACCATGCGGGCACCGGACGCGGCGATCGGATGTCCGA encodes:
- a CDS encoding MerR family transcriptional regulator, whose translation is MTEYRIDDLAREAGTTTRNVRVYQDSGLLPRPQRRGRVAIYTDRHLRQLRAITRLLGEGFTLKHIMKFLTGLQPGQNLVDVLDLSDLEELVTAPWSRPEPRTMSLTELQGRLGDLDISMLRRLTTHGLIEPTADEKVYSVGDVRLIDDFASLVARGMPLETLLKTSTAVDELLDAAARELTRGGHAEVVRQRGPGWLPTNDAELAWAADLVDTMRRAARRRAHASLDRAFDEAVRAELHEYQAAGKAEADPEATVEREPEGKTITDGPRRAHVKRARPR